In the Prionailurus viverrinus isolate Anna chromosome A3, UM_Priviv_1.0, whole genome shotgun sequence genome, TGGGACCCCGGTCGGTTGAGCTTACTTTAGTAAGTCACTTTCGGTGTGGTGCCCATGTGGGAGCCCCAGCTTGGGAACAGAATAAATAGGGGGCGGGGTGCTCAGCGTGCCCAGAAGCGTGTGCGGACACTGCGCTCCAGCCCAGGCAGCCGGGCTTCGCGCAGGGCCCGCAGCAGCCGTACAGCCAGCACCCCAGCCTGTGCCTCACGGAGCTCCAGGAGCTGCTGCCTCAGCTTAGGCTGCAGGCCGTTGCGACCCTCCCTGGGTGGCACTAGGCCTTGTGCTTCTGGGCCCCTGAGCGCCTGCCACAGCCGCAGGAGCTTCTTGAAGGACCAGTCCTGGAAAGCCACGAAGTCAATGACAGCGCGCTCACACTCCTCGGCTCCTGCAgcggtcgggggggggggggggggggggttaaggaCCCAGTGGTAGAGGCCTCCATGTGCTCtgggtgtggaggggagggacacCCGACAAGGGAGAAATCCCTGCCCACTAACAGGTTCAGTGCAGAGGTGGAAGAAGAGGTCAGAGAGCGtgcaggggtgggaagggagatgCGGTTTAAACTCCCTGGGAGTCCGTTTCCCaagagggggtgggtgggtggctggcgTGGCCTGCGGAGGCACTGGTGCCACGCCACCACCGCAGGGGACTCCCCAGGTAAGTTTCTGGAGGACCCTCCCAGAGGCTGGATAAACGCTGCATACCTCAGGACTGGACTCTGGCCTGGGGACAACGGACACAGGCTGACCTCCTCTGACTCGtgcgccccctcccctgctcacctggcCCCCCTGGCTCCGGGGTGTCGAGTGGGAAGCTGGCGCAGCTAGTGCACAGGGCGTCGTGGGAGGCGGAGCCGGGCACGTTGAGGACGAGGCCCAGGGCCGTGCAGTTGCGGTGGGGCTGGCACTGTTCCGAGCTCGAGCTGCTGGCCGAGAAGGTGCCCGGGGGGCACGGCTGGCATTGCGTGTTctggctgggggtgcctggggacgagatggggaggaaggggtCAGGGGGAGCCAGGGGTGCCGTCCTCACCGGTGGCTGAAGTCCCAGGCCGCCGCCCGCCAGCCCGGCCGCGCACCGGGGACAGTCACGCCCGCGCCGGGCGGGCAAGGCGCGTGCTCCAGGCAGAAGCCCGCGTGGGCGAAGAAGCCGGGGCGGCAGCGGCAGGCGCGGTTGTGGGTGGCGTCGCAGGGCCGCGCCTCCTCCTCGCGTTCCCCGCAGATGACGTTGCAGTAGCGGCAGCGCTCCAGGTAGTTCCAGAACTGCGTGTAGTGGCGCGGAGGGCACGCGCCGCACGTCGTGGGGGCATCCCGACGGCACGGCCGCTGCACGAAGGTGCCCGGGGGGCACTGGCCGCACACCAGCCACTCCCGGGTCTCCGCGTCCCGCCACGGGTAGGTGAGCGCGCCCGCCGTCGCCGTCGCCGCCGCCCCCTGTGCCGCCAGAGCCAACAGTAGGGTGGGCAGCGCCCAAGGCCGGGTCAAGGGCGGCGGTCCCCGCCTCTCCAGTGCCCACATGATAGTCACCGGAGCGGCGGCTCGGCCTCCGGGAGGCCCACGAGCGAGGACACGGGGACGACGCGTCCTACCCTACCTGTCGCCACCCCACAAGCTCGCCCGTCGGCGGCCAGCGCCGGCCTATATGGCCCGGCCTCGCCACGCCCCCGGGGGGAGGGCTCACGACCTCCACGGGGCCGCGCTGCGACCCGACTTTCGGCGACGTCACCGCCCcacggcccctccctccccagggagccccctcaccccgcccccccgcctgGCGCCGGCCTCCGCCGGGCCTTAGTCCAGGGGGCGGTCCTGCGAGGGCCTCCCCAGCACCAGGGGCAGCTCTCTACCCGGGAGCAGGGCTGGCAGCCGGGGTGCAGGCTGGGGATGCCTGGCTCCTCTCTTCTCTGGTCTCAGCCATCTGCCGGTCCACCTGTGAGGACGGAGGCTGAGCCCAGTTGGGACAAAGCGCTCAGCGTGCCCTTTCCCGGACAGGGTGGGACGACCCTACTCAGATGCCCACGTCTTCCTTCCCAGCACCCTCAAACCCCATTGCCAAGTCCAGACCCTACAAACAGCGTCTGGATACGGTATCCGCAACTTTATTAGAGAACCTGTCACCTGATTAAAAGCAGGTCCACTGCGCGGGCGCGCGCACACACAGGTCCcggagaggagggagcagagcgTTTCCCCCACCTTCCAGTCCTGGGCTCAGGCGGCAGCAGCCAAGCGCCTGAAGCTCCACCCACAAAACAAGCAGCCAAGGAAAGTTCTGAAGAGGTACCTTTTAGCAGACCCTCCCCAGACCCTAAGGGTACTTCGGGGCTTCTCATAGGCAGGCGCCGATCCTGCTGCCATTTCAGGGGCATCCCCACGGGCACTGGCCTGGCCCGTGGCCCGCACCCCGTGAAGGGACAAGTGCCCCAGCTGCGTCCCAGCTGGGACAGACGCGGCGTCCGCCTGCCCGAGGGTCTCCAGCCTCACTGGGGCTCTGGCCAGAAGACCTGTGTGATGCTCTGCTTCCTGGCAGGGGCGTGGCAGGCCGGGCAAGTCCTAGAGGCCTGCGGAGATAGGGCAGTGCTGCACAGGCGccgccccccgcaccccccagCTCCCGGCCCCCCAGGTGGCAGACGCGCAGCAGGCGGGTCCGCAGGGTCCCGCCGCCAACCTGGAGGAGCCGTCGCCAGCAGGCCCGGCAGCGGTGGAAGTTGCAGGAAGGGCACTGGAAAGGGACCGTGTCCTCCGCCCCGCAGCCGGGGCACGCCGAGCCTGCTCCAAGGGGGCCGCTGTGAGCGCCGCGGCAGCTGCGCCGCCCCCACTGCCCACACTCCCTGCGGCCCCTCCCAGGAGACCTACCGGACTCGGAGGGCGCGTGCCTGCGGGGGGCGCTGGGGGGCTGGCTGGGAGCCCCCACATCCCCGGCCTGCCTCGGTCTAAGGAAGGCCAAGATCTTGCTCTGGGTCCTCCCGGGTTTGTCCTGTCCTGGGGGACCTGGAGACACAGGCGCGAGTCTGAAAGGGTGGTTCGGGCTGATCTGCGGCCCCCTTTGCAGGGCTGCGTGGGGCTCCAGGGGCACCAGGTGGtctcccccctgctcccccccgCCGCCGCTACCTGGCCTGGAATCACCGTGGGCGAGGTCGGGAGGCACGGTGGGGGTCCCGTCCTGGGGACACGGCGGCTCAGGGCCCGCGGTCGGGGCGGCCGGGCCCATCAGGTCGGCGCACACCTGCCGGAAGCGCTGCTGGTGGCGAGGTCTCAGGAACGCGCCAAACCCTGTGGGGAGAGCGGTCAGGCCCCGCCCGCagcgcccggcccggcccggcccgcgaacccccagccccgccccctccgcggcCACTTGCTCTCCAGCAGGTGCAAGTCCTCGGGCCTTGAGGTAGTGAGTGCGGCCGCCACGGCCACCACCTTCTCGAAGTCACCGTCCCGTCTGTAGGCGGTGAGCGCTGCGAGGAGCTGGCTGCAGCCTACGGACCCCAGGGCCTTTCGGACATCGGCCAAGTAGGCGCTCCCCACAGGCGGGCCTTGCTTCTCCGCCCTGGGGGCTCCAGATCCACCCTCTTTTGGACAGCTGCTGGGGTCTCCTGGTGGGGAGGTGGACAGGATCATGGCGGGGACCTGGGGCCCGAGGGAGCTCCCCTGGCACCCTTCACACCAGCCTGCTCCCTCGCTCTGGGGTTGCAGAGCCAAAACGGCACCCGCGCCCCCCAGGGAGGACGCCAGGGCTCTTGTGCTCTGCTTCGAAGCCTCTCTGGGGACTGGTACCTGCCGGGGCTGGTCCGCAGACCAGGTGAGGCCTGCCTTGATTCAGGTGCTGTCCAGGGTCCAGTTGCCCAGCTGCACCCTGGGACAGGGTCAGCTTTGGGTCACACTCCCTCCTTCCTGAAGAAATGGGGACACACAACGAACCACCCAGCTGGTTCCCAAGGGTCTGGAgtgctccctggggaggaggcaggtcTGTCCAAGGGGAGACTGACACCTGCCACCCTCCTCTGACCACAGCACGACCCAGGCTTGAGCCCCCACCACAACCAACTGCTGCCAGGGGACCAGCAGAGACACCCCAGTGGGCACCAAGCCCAGAAAGGAGAGGGGTGACTCTTTTGCCGGAAAGTCCCCTCCTTGGGGCCAAGGGGTCTTCCTAagccagctccccacccccctccctgatACCTATCCTTGGGGAAGTCCCTGCTCGGGGGTGAACTGTTTGCAACCGGGGAcacaggctcccaggctctgaggtgcAGGGCCCACTCCTGGCAAACACAGGTGGGGACAGGGTCCCAGCCTGGGCCATGCATGCTCTGGGGGACACACACCTCACCCTCAGCGGGCCTCCATGGGTGAACAGTCCCACCCACGAGCAGGGAGGCTGGGCCAAGCTAGCATTgcccaccaccccgccccccggaCCCGGGGTACCGCCCGCTCAcccctgggggcctgggctgACGGAGCGCCCCGCCTCTGAGGAAGGCTGTGCTCAGGCCGGTAGCCGCAGCCATGGCCTGTCCACTTCAGGCAGACCTCCTCAAACTGCTGCTTGTGGTGTGGCCGCACGAACTGGTAGAAGCCTGTTGGAACGGTTCCACCATGCGGCCCCCGCGTGCTGAGCTGGGTGGAGGGCTCTGGGGTCGGGGGCCGTGCACCGGAACCTTTTCTAGGGAGCAGGGACAACCAGGGACCCTGATGCCCGCCCAcaagcccccctccccgccatggCTGCcgcactgcccctgcccctgggtCGGGGGACCACCGCGGGCCAGGGCACCTTGGAGCAGGCCGTGCTTCTTGGGATCCTCAGCAAAGAGTGGGCCGAGACAGGCCACCAGAGCCTCAAAGTCGTCAGAGCCCTTGTAGTCCTGCAGGGCCCTGGTGAACGTGTCGAAGCTGGCCTGGCTCAGCGCCTGCTTCACGGCCACCATGAACAGCTTGGCCCTGCCCGCCTGTGTACTGGCCGCCGGCCCCTCCTGCTGGACACAGGGCCAGGGGCCCCATCAGTCAGGACCCACCCTCCCCTGTCCCAGGGACGCTGGGCTGCTGCTGTGGAGCACAGGCACTGGGAGGGACACCCCGGCTCCAGGGCACGGCTGGCCTGGCCCCAGGAGGGAATCCACAAAGACAGCCATGCCCCTTGGAGAGCAGCAGAGGCCAAGTGTAGTTTTGCCTTCCCTGGGTCGGGGGCTCCTATTCCTCAGCCAAGTTCCCTGCGCCCATGCAGCAGCAGACAGCCCCAGCCCGAAGGATGGTCAGATCACAGCCAGAGGGCACTTCTGACCAGATGGGGGACCTAAGACATCACTGTGCCTCACTCGTGCTGCACAGCTCAGGCCCGGACGCTGCCGGGGCTCTCAGCAAGAGAACACAGAAACCAGACAGGAGGGGTCCAGGCTCCCCAGTCTCCGCCCACTCCACCCACTTCCTGACAGCAGCAGTTCCCAGACGCCCAGGGAGATGGACAAAGGCAAGTGGTGCATGGGGCTTTCCAGAGCTTTCCTGGTTCAGAGGGACTCAACTGCCCTTAAATCCTTCATCTGAGGCTGAGAAAGCAGACCCTCCCCACACTCGGGCATGTCAGCACCCACACTTGAGCCAAGGGCTCAGCTCAGGGGGAGCTGACCTGGCTGCCAGCCCCACACCAAACCTGCCCAAAGGGCGAGGGCCCGATGTCTGTCCAGCTGGACCTGTCTACCACCCACAAAGTGGTCTCcaggaaagacaaaaggaaacgAAAGGCCCAAAGCTGACCACAAGTTTGCAGGACTCCAAAGTGTGGAGGAGCCACCCCCGGTGGGAGGGACCCTGTGGGCCCCAGGCAGGGCCGCACTGGCAGGGCCGCAGGACCCCATGCCGTTGCTGGGAGCTCTGCGGGGTCTGAAAGGTTGTCAAGGTGAGAAGTTAAAATGCAAAAGAGACCTGGAGCCCATGCAGGCCAGGCCCTGCAAAGatgctgggaggcaggagggaggcgggagggggccCAAGCCCAAGAGGAGGGCGGGAGGAGGCCCTCGGAGCTGTCAGAATAGGCTCACCTACTAAAAGATGAGGCTTAAAAGACCCTCCTTTAAACATTGCAGCTGAACaaaggttgggggggggcaggcctTGGAGAGCCAAGGGCATGGGGCCAGGCTGCACCCCTGGGAAGGCAGCAGGGAGGCCAGGCCCAGCCACACCTCACACTCCCTGGTCGGCACCGTGCGTCCTGGGCCTCCCACCAGACCCCGTACGTGGGACGCTTCACGTACCCGGCTGCCCACCAGCCTGatcttccttctgcctcctttctgCTGCTGTGCAGGCCTCTTCTCACGTGGGAGGGACAGGGTGGAGACATGCGCTGCCTGGGGGGGACACGCTGTGGTCCTGGCCATGCCCTCAGAGCCCCCAGGCCCCTTGTGACACTGCAAGGGCCCACAGTGGGAGAGAAGAGCCCTCTCCTGGGTCCGGCCCACCAGCCTCCCCCGTGGCCCAGATGGGAAGGGTACggaagggatggggggaggggccgcCTGCTGTCGCAGCCGGGCTCACCCCAGGCCCCAGCGAGCAGgactgggaagggaagggactcTGCGGCAAGCAGGGCACGGGGGCTCCAGGTCCGGCCAGAGCTAAGGGCTCCAGCGCAAAGGCTCCAGGTGAGGAGCTGTGTCccccctgcccatccccacccccagctcaggcTCCCAGAAAGGGCTGACCTCTGGGGCAGCAGGAGCTGGACTCTGACTGCTCGTGCCAACCCCCAGAGAACCAGCAAGGGCGTGTAGGGCAGCACCAGCTGaggactgggggcgggggcgggggggcgtgCCAGGGGTGTGCCGAAACTCAACCACCCGCCTGACCAGGGGGTTTACAGGAGGGAGAGTAGATGTGCCCCAGGcttgggagtggggggggggggggggtgcacggGTCTGTCTCTGGGACCTCCCGCACCTTCTCCATCCCAGGGGAGGCCTTgtccccaggccccccagccaGATGCTCGCTGTGTTCCAGGGCTGCCAGCAGCCCCACAGGCCTCTGCTGAGCGAGGGCCAGCTCCCGCCCATACTCCACACACAGGCTGCTCTCGGCGTCCCTGGTCGGCGACCCTGTGGGAGCACAGATATCAGCAGCAAAGCCCGTGGGAGGAagggggtgatgggggtggggggaggggggacaagtCAGGTCTGTCCCAGCAACACTCAGGCTCAGCCAGGCACTCTGGTCACTGGACTGAGCGCACCGGTAGCCAGCAGGAAGcaccccaggcccccagcccgcAGGGCCCCTGCCCAGCCGTGTCCCTCAGGCAAACGCACCCGCGGGTCTCCACCTCAGGCTGGGGACGTGCACATCCAGACTCTTGGCTTTCCTGGTGGAGAGGGGGCCGGGCGACACGGCCACCATGACAGCACCTTCTCCCTCACCCAGACTTGGGGCAGCGAGTAGGGGGGCCGGCACCGGCATCTGGACAGTCACAGAGAGGTTGGGGTCGCGCACAGACCCATCCCCTGGGTAGGGCGTGAGGACGCAGCCAGCTGGGCATTAGGAACTCACATTTTTCTGGGCGACACGGAAGAACTGGGCCACGTCCCGGATGACGTGGCCGAAGCTGTCATACACCTTGACGTGGGGGCGCACCCAGGAGGGCAGCTGGGCTCTGGCGTCCGCGTGAGTGAACCTGGCAGGGCGTCGGCTGTCAGACGGGGAGCCCCGCCCACCCCATGGCCCACGGCCCACAGCCCAGGCTCACGCTCGCTGAGGGAAGGACCAGAGCCTAGCTGGCCACCCTCGAGGCTGCGTGGAGAAGAGCCGCACCTGTGGTCACAGAGGAAGATGGCCCCGTAGTCGTGGCGATGCCGGATCACCCGCCCGATGGCCTGGTTCACAGCCCTGGACGCCTGCTGCCGGTACCACTCGTGCCCGGAGAGGAGCTGTTGTGGGGGGAGCTCAGTCGTGGGGGCTCTagaccctcctccccactcccgcCCAGGCCTGTGGCTTCTCACCTGACCTCCAGGCCCGCTGCGGCCCTTCAACTCGTCCAGGAACTGCATCTTGAGGACCACCCGGGGGTCCATGCGTGGGGGGTACGGCAGGCCCGTGACGATCACACCGCGGCCATTCGTGTCCGCAAAGTCTAGCCCCTCGCTGGCCTGGGGGCGTGAGTACTCTTTTCCCCGGTCTGCCTTCCCCAAGGGTCTGCCCACGCCCAGGTCCTCACAGCCACGCATGTACGGGTGGGGAGAAGCCTCCCACCCTGAGCCAGGCCCTACCTGGGGTTCACGGCTCCCGGGGTCTCACACTCCCGGAAgctcctccaccctccccacccgCAGCCGGTGAGGGGCGCTCACTCTCAGTGCCTAGACCCGATGCCCGCCAAAGGGCTATCCAGCCTGGGATGCCAGGGCTGCACCCTCCTCACTCCTGCTTGCTGGACACGGGGCACCAGGGAGGCGGTCGGACCGGCCCATCCCACTGTGTCACAGCCCCCaggtcatgaactgtgagctgcCTCCGACACAAGCACCAGCCGGGGGAAGACAGGCTGGCGGGTGTGGGGCACAGACCCTCAGCAGCCTCACCTTCCCCCGGCACACAGCCAGGAAAGTAGCCCCGCTGGACCCGGGGGAGGCGACTCGAGTGTAATAAGCATCCACCACCTGGGAGGAGACACCGGTCAGCTCCTTCCATCCACGGAAGCGAGACCCCAGGTCTCATCCTCTGAGATGAAGGGCTGTCCCAGCTCGGAGGTGGGCGAGCAGAGTTCTAGAAGCTTCCTCATGGCACAGGTTCCCAGGCTGACCCAGAACCTGTTCAATGTTTCCCAGAAAGCATGGGGACCCCAGGGCTGGGctaagggggcaggggaggcttgCTTCAATGACGGCCCCTCAGACTCGAGGGTCTGGGGCCATCATCCCCATGCCCAAACTTCCTAAGAGGTGACCTGTCAGGGCCAGTGGCCAGCCTGGGGCAGCCATGATGGGCAGTGGAGCCCGAGAGCTCAGACCTCTGAGAAGCCACCTTTGCTCCTCGGCTCCACAAATAGAGGCTTCAGGGACTCCAGCTTCCTGGCAAAGTCACGGGCCTGtgaggagagacagggaagggggtGCCCATCACACCTGTCACATCTGGCAGGCGGAGGGCCACATTGCAGTCACCTCTGCCTTCTCACACAAATGTTCGTGCTCTGGCCCTGCCAGAGCCTTGGCTGTCTGgggctcccctcccacccccaggacaCACAGAGGAGGGACGTACCCGCCAGAACTCCAGGCTTTTCTCCATGACGGGGTAGGAAGGGAAAAAGACCAGGAGCCCGTGCGGGACCACGCGGGCGATGTTGCCTACAAGTGCCACGGTGGCTATGTCAGCGGGAGTAGGTGCTCAGAGAGGCTGCCAACGATACCCCCTGGGGACAGCAGGTAGGGCAGGGACCCCAGACACCAGGGAGTGGGTGGGACCTCAGGATGGAGGCCAAAGCTTCCCACGGGCACTCACCTAGCGCCTTGCCGAGGGAGGACAGGCATGCATCAGAAAACCTGCACAAAGCCAAAGGCCCACCATCGCGAGGGTTCCAGCAGGTGGCACACTGCCCGCCCACCTCCTTATCCACCAGGCCCCCTACCGTTTGTCAAAGGCAGAGCTCAGCTGGGCTCCATCGGGGCCTTTGGGGACGATCCCCACCCAGATCTGGTGCTTGTCGATGACATGTGGGTTCTCCAGGCAGACTGGGAAAGGGCTGGGGCAGCAGGGTGGCCCCCGTGAGGTCTTGAACCCCAGCACCTGGCGGCCCGCGGCTGGCCCTgggacccccgcccccacagGGCACAGGGCAGCCTTACATCTGCAGCTCCAGGGCGAAGGAGGACACGGGGGCCAGTGTGCCGCTGGTGAGGATGAGGGTGCGGACGCCCTGACGGACCAGCTCGCGCATGCTGTGGCTGGGGCTGAAGCACCAGTAGCTCAGCACCTTCCCTGTGAGGGGGAGTGTGAGGCTGGGTGGGACACAGGAGGCCTGCCACAGGCGGCCGCTGGGCCCCGCAGCCCACACGTACATGTCTGAACACGCGGACCTGCCTGAGCCCTGAGCTGAGGGTCTGGGCCAGggcccctctttcttccttcaggcGTCCTGGGAGCATGGGCGGACCCAGAGCAGACCCGCAAGGGGAACATACTGGGGGTCACCTCCAGAAAGGCCAGCCAACCCAACCTAGACTTGCAGACACGGACGTGTGGCTCAGGGCACCgagagcaggcaggcaggctgccATCACGTGCCCCTGGCTGAAGGGCACACCTGGAAAAGGAAGCAGAACCCAAGCtctgctggaggaggaggagggaggggccgtGCTTCCTGGAGGCGGGATCAGTGCTTCCCTGGAGGGGCGGGGTCGGTGCTTCCCTGGAGGGCGAGGCCAGCGCTTTCCCGGAGGggaccgtcccccccccccccccgcccccctgcaggCAGCGCCAGCGCTGAAGTCACCAGCAACAAGACAGTGGTGTCCGGAAGCGGAAGCAGCCGTTCCTAAAAGTGCCTGCCTCCTACTGGCCCCCAGCTGGGTCCGGAAGCTTAGGAAATTAAACCAGCACAAGCAGAATGACTTTAAATAGCACTCCAAAGTCCACACTAGGTCATGGGTCAGCAGGGCTGTTTCCAGAAAAGAACCAGTCCCCTCCTGGGGCCAGAGAAGGTTTTTCCACCTTCAGGTGGGAATCTGGCCCGAGATGGGGGGGGAGAGCGGGGGCTGGGTGCTCTGGCCTCTCCCAGCAGGGCCGGCCCACCCCTTGCTCACGCACATCCTAGCTTCTCGGGAAGGTCAGCAATGAACCGGCTTCCCACAAACGCCCAACTCGGGGCGGCTATTTCTGAGAATTCACATGAGCTCCGAAGTACACAGGACACAGGGGACGCCCCGCCCCGCTGGCCATGGATACCTGCATACCCTGCCCGCGTGTGAGTGCtcccccagggtggggggggggggggcaggccccAGTGCTGGCGCAAACTGCTTCCTGTGACCTCACAACACGCGAGGGTTGCGCTGGTCTCCTTGCCTTTCATGGAAGCTACTTCCTGCTCTGAGAGGCCAGGTGACCCGCCGAGGGCACCCTGTGACCCTCCTGCTTGGCGCCAGCCTTGCCCATGGGCCCAGCCCCCCTCTTCCTGCTCGGCTCCGTGGGATGGCTGACAGCGGCATGGAAGGGGGTGTGCCGGCAGGGCTGGGCCCAGAACACAGACCACCAGCCATGCTGAGGGGTGACCGGGACAGGACAGTGACCTGACCTTGGGACCCACTGCCCCAGACGTGCCTGGCAAAGCCCACTCCAAAGGCCAGGCTGCATGGGGTGCTGAACTCTGCCTGGGATTGCCGGAACACTGGCCACCACCAGTGTGGACCACACCACACCACAGGGACACACACCTTGGCCAGGACAGGCCAGCCTAGCCTCACACCAAGAGCCACGGGATGCCTGACACAGACCCCATCCTCAAGAGTCACAAGTGGCCCCGTCTCCAGGACACGTGGAAGCAGGTAAGACCAGTAACAAACCTGGAGAGTGGGACGTGGGGTCAGGGTAACAGAGGCAGCACCAGAGGGACCGAAGTGGCCATCACACATGACCCTGGGGTCTGGAGAGTGGCCTCGGCCTGAGCTGGCCCCGCACGTGTCCGCTCGGTGGGACGGCATTAAAGCAGCACACCTGTGCCGACGTGAATGTGCCCAGGTCTCCCCTCCCCGTGGGGTGGGGGACCTGGCTGTGCCCTCGCTCCACGGAAGCCCTTCAGGTGACTCTGGGTAGGCCCTGTGCCGTCGGCCAGCTCTGAGGCCCTTCTGTCTCCGCCAGCTCTGTCTGGTTGAGCTGTGGGGTCACGCGGGGCAGGCtgtgcccggggcgggggggccgGGGGCGCTGTGCGGAGCTGGAACAGGGGagcgcggccccgcccccccaggcaCCATACCTTGCTTTCTGGCCGCTGTGGCGTTCCAGGCGTCTGATCGCCGAGCTGTCCTCTGGTGACCGGCATCAGGGTGGATGTGCAcctggagggacagaggggacagcATCCCGAGACCCAGCCCCAGGGTCTCCCCCGTCCCCGAGGCAGCCCCTACCTTGTAGGATTGAGAGACCCCAGGCCCCATCACGGAACTAGACACGCCCTCCGCAGGGTCTGCACTGAACACAATCTGAAAAGCAGACATGGGGGACAAAGTCAGCAGAGACACGCTGGTCACACAGCGTACAGCAGGGGCCACCACTCCTGAGTCGCCCCCACACACGGGACGGATGCTCAGGGCATTGTCATCCCCTACCCTGCCTCTGAGCTCATGGCATCCCTGCTGTGGGACTCCAGGCCGAGGGGCAGGAGTCGCACTTGCCTGTCCCCTCTCCTGAAGGACCCCACGGCACCGGAGACACAGCCATCCCCCAGGGCCCCCTCTGTGGTAGCTAATCCGTGTGCTCTCACAGGGAGCAGGCCTGGGGTGGTCAGGGAGCCAGAGGAAGGGACTCAGTTCACCCCcagaagtaaaaagacaaaagcGATCCCTAACTAAAATAAAGAGAACCGTACTCTTGGCCAAGGcaacaaatggagaaaaagagtCGAGCGATAACTTTGGGGAAGAAGGCGCACGATGCTGGAAGTTAACAAACCACATGGCGGGACTGCTCGGAAAACCAAACGACTTTTACAATTAGAAGGAAAACTTAGTAAGACAGTACCAGGAGGCCGACAGAAACACCAAGAGTGCCCCAGGATGCCCTGGGGCCCAGCGGCTTCCTGTCCACGGCTTTGCAGGTGAGCAGGTCTCACGCCGCCCCAGGGCAGGCTGCACCTGCCCCATCCCTCCTGAGGCTGCCTCTGTCTGTGTGGGCTACATACCCCCTTTCTCACCCTACCTTGAAGGGATCTGAGTTTCGGGAGGTACGAGGCTCTACAGCCCGCCTGGGGGTGCTCTCAGTGCGGCCTGTGACATGGGCTACCTGTCTGGCCAGCCCACTGACATCCTACAGCCCCGGGGCCAGCCCAGCACACCCCCTTCCCATAGGAGTCAGGTCTGGGAGGAGCAAGAGCCCGGTCACACTTCCTACAGCTGGAAGGGACACACCAGAGAGAGAAGCTGGCCTACAGGCAGCACGGGGCAGGCAGGGACACGGAGCCATCTGCCAGGCCCACTGAGAGCGGCTGCCAAAAGAAATTCCAAACCAATGGGGTAGGGGTGCTTGGGTTCCAGTGAGTCTGCGGGGGAGaatctggggaggggagggggctgcgtGGGACCGGGTTTGAGCTCAGGGCACCTGTGGAGGGGACAGCAGCCCTAGCCCAGCGCCCGCTCATCTGCAGGGACCCTGAGATCAGTGGGGAGTACACGCAGGGAGCAGCTCAGAGGAGAGGGCCCGCCTGGCAGGAGTCTCAGACAGGGGCCAGGGTACCCAGAGACCCGACAGTCACAAGAGGCCATGGCCCCAGGCAGCAGTGGCCTGGAGCGCCTCAGAGAAGTGCTGGGAGGACAGCAAGGCAGGGCCTGGCACGCCAGGACAACACCTACCCACACTTCACACTCAAGGAGACGGAGCCTCAGGTACCAGATCACGGTGGCTCTGGGGGACGTATACCTGCCTTTCCCTGGGCTGCAGGATCACCCACTCCtagctcctcctccctcccccccatcccagTTGGACctccccctcctggcctcccccaaccccaggcagACCTCTCAGcctggcctccccccaccccagttggacctcccctgcctggcctcccccca is a window encoding:
- the RTEL1 gene encoding regulator of telomere elongation helicase 1 isoform X6, with the protein product MPKIALNGVTVDFPFQPYKCQEEYMSKVLECLQKKVNGILESPTGTGKTLCLLCTTLAWREHLRDTISARKIAERAQGGLFVDHTLSWGAAASDGDSTACYSDIPKIIYASRTHSQLTQVISELRSTSYRPRVCVLGSREQLCIHPEVKKQESNHMQIHLCRKKVASRSCHFYNNVEEKSLEQELTTSVLDIEDLVKSGNKHKLCPYYLSRSLKRRADLIFVPYNYLLDAKSRRAHSIDLKGTVVIFDEAHNVEKMCEESASFDLTPHDVASGLDAIDQVLEEQTKVAQQGEFHLDFSADSAASGLRMELEDLAKLKVILLRLEGAIDAVELPGDQSGVTKPGSYIFELFAEAQITFQTKGCILDSLDQIIQHLAGRTGPFTNTAGLQKLSDIIQIVFSADPAEGVSSSVMGPGVSQSYKVGAASGTGETLGLGLGMLSPLSLQVHIHPDAGHQRTARRSDAWNATAARKQGKVLSYWCFSPSHSMRELVRQGVRTLILTSGTLAPVSSFALELQIPFPVCLENPHVIDKHQIWVGIVPKGPDGAQLSSAFDKRFSDACLSSLGKALGNIARVVPHGLLVFFPSYPVMEKSLEFWRARDFARKLESLKPLFVEPRSKGGFSEVVDAYYTRVASPGSSGATFLAVCRGKASEGLDFADTNGRGVIVTGLPYPPRMDPRVVLKMQFLDELKGRSGPGGQLLSGHEWYRQQASRAVNQAIGRVIRHRHDYGAIFLCDHRFTHADARAQLPSWVRPHVKVYDSFGHVIRDVAQFFRVAQKNMPVPAPLLAAPSLGEGEGAVMVAVSPGPLSTRKAKSLDVHVPSLRWRPAGSPTRDAESSLCVEYGRELALAQQRPVGLLAALEHSEHLAGGPGDKASPGMEKAAHVSTLSLPREKRPAQQQKGGRRKIRLVGSRQEGPAASTQAGRAKLFMVAVKQALSQASFDTFTRALQDYKGSDDFEALVACLGPLFAEDPKKHGLLQGFYQFVRPHHKQQFEEVCLKWTGHGCGYRPEHSLPQRRGAPSAQAPRGRRECDPKLTLSQGAAGQLDPGQHLNQGRPHLVCGPAPAGDPSSCPKEGGSGAPRAEKQGPPVGSAYLADVRKALGSVGCSQLLAALTAYRRDGDFEKVVAVAAALTTSRPEDLHLLERFGAFLRPRHQQRFRQVCADLMGPAAPTAGPEPPCPQDGTPTVPPDLAHGDSRPGPPGQDKPGRTQSKILAFLRPRQAGDVGAPSQPPSAPRRHAPSESGSACPGCGAEDTVPFQCPSCNFHRCRACWRRLLQASRTCPACHAPARKQSITQVFWPEPQ